The genome window ACTCTTTAGAGAGGTACATTTTTAATAAATCAATGGCAGGAGCACTCAATCTGAGCTCTTTTTTCAGAACATCTGTAGTAGATCGATACGTAGACAATTTTATTTTAGAATAAACTTTTTCTAAAGTTAATGACGGTTTAAAATCTATATAAACAGTCGCACTTGAATTTGCTTGTAATTGTTTTCTTATTTGCGGACTCAGTCCATATATAGCGTTTCCTTCTATTCCATATGTGGTAATAACCGCTTCTCCTTTTTGAATGACATTATTGCAAGAAACAGCAATGTTTTTCAGAGGAATTCCTTCATTCTTTTTTATAAAATTAGTTTTCCAATTGATGTGATAACCGCAATTGGACGCTTGAAAAGCCTTGGTATGTATTCCCTTTTTTGAAAAAGTATCCAGCCAGCCTCCATCAGAGCCTGTGACTTTCCAGCTTGAGCCACCTAAGGAAAACACCGTATAATCTGCTGCTATAGAATGGTTATTGATCATAGCATTTCCATAATGATCCCAATCAGAAAAAGTATGCTCATATTTCATAACGACATCCTTTTCTGTAAGGTGTTTGAGAATTGCGTTAAGTACTTCAATAGGTTTGACACCTTCTTTTGGGTATACTCTTTTACTACTTCCTATATAAGTGGGGATACCTATTTGATCGAGCCAATTTCTAAAATCAGTATTGCTAAAATGACAAAGGGCGCTTGCCAAAAAATCGTCTGGTGTATACCTATGGATCAATTGCTCCACAGCTTCAGAATGCGTTAGATTAAAACCTCCTTTACCAGCAACTAAAAATTTACGACCTGAAGTTTTGTTTTTCTCATAAATGGTAACCGTGAACTTTTCAGCATCTAAAAAAGCAGCAAGTAAAAAAGCTGCTGGTCCACCACCAATAATCGCAACTTTTTTTTTCATAACGTAAGGTACTAGATATTAGAAAATCAGAAATATTTTAAGTGTCTTTTGTTATAGATTAATCTCTCAGGGGTTTAAAGAAATACAACTCGTGATCCAGAAGTAGCTCTGGGTGTAGTATTTTAACAAGGTCTTTTAAAACCAGATCTGGTCTCATGCTGGCTTCTTCGTAATAAGTCACGCCGCCCTTTGCACCTATAGTAAGTGCGTGAGTATACACCTGTTTGTTTTTAAAAGCATCAAAAAGAGCGTAGGATTTATTATCTGCTAACATTTTAGAATAACTGGTGTATTGTGCAGGTGCAATCCAGTAAGTGGCTTTACGACCGTCTATCAGTACTTTTTCTATGTTATAGGCTAGTGAGCCATTTCCTTCTGTTGCGGCATAAATATAGTCTGCTCCTGCGTCTTTTAAAATTTTCCCTTGCCAAGAGTTTCCGTAAGGCAAATACCATTGATCCTTCCAAGTCGCGCCACTTAATACTTGTGGCTTCTCCACATTTTCAATATGTTTCAAAGTGTTTAAATATTCCTTTTCTATAGCATTAAAAATACTGTCGGCTTCCTTTTCTTTACCGTACAACACTCCAAAAAGCTTGATCCACTCTGCTTTTCCTAATGGATGTTCTTCTACCCATTCCCCATTGTAGAGCACCGGAATACCAGCTTCTTCTATTTTTTGATAGGTAGGATTACTGTCATCGATGCTAAAACCCATTACCAAGTCTGGCTCCAGTAGTATAGTGCTTTCTACATTCATGAGTTGATTGGTTCCCAGTTCTTTTACTTTTCCAGTTTCGATTAAAGCTCTTATCTCTGGAGCGCTGATATAATCGGTACCTGGAAAACCAGTCAAGGATTTTTCTTCTCCTAATAACACTAGTGGCGGGATATGAGTAGTGGAAGTCAGGACTATATTTTCTATAGGAATTGGAATTGTTATTGGTGCATCTGCTTCTTGAACTAATTCCCTTCCTTGATTTTTAATCAGTTTAAAAGGGTAATTCACAGTACTTTCTGGCCATGGGTTCTTTATGGTCACGTAGTAACCGGTCTCGGTAGTTTGAATTTGGAAACCATGGGCATAATTGATCTCGATCTCTTGGTAGGTAGCACCTTCAGATCTTTCCGGTGTGTTTTTAACGATTTTGTTCTCGTTTTTACAAGATGCTAATACAGAGCAACAAATAAGAAGGTATAGAAAGGTCTTTTTCATGAGTCTTCAAAAGTAGCAATAATGATGGGTTTGAATGGCTTTCTTTCTGATTTTGATAATTTTCTTCTGTTTTTAAGTTTCTAGGGATGTTTTAATAGTACTTTCGCAGCTTTAAATATGGTTTTTTTAGTTGGATGGAAGTTAGGCTTTCGCGAAAGCAAAAAAATTAAAAGGGAATCTAGTGCAATTCTAGAGCTGTTCCCGCAACTGTAAACAAAATGTCTCTTTACATAGAGGCATCCTATTTTTGATAGGATAAAATCAATACGGCCACTGAGTCCAGGACTTGGGAAGGCGATTTTATTTTGAAGTCAGGAGACCTGCCACATTTTAAAATAAATTATTGTTCATCTTCGGGATAGAGATAGCGATGAGTTTTATGATAATGCTGGTGGGTACTGAACTTAATTCAGCACTGCCTGCATCGAGACCTTTTTTGATCGTTGTATCAATAGGATTATTATACCTGCTCCTCAAATTTCCTTTCCGAGCCTAAAAACCTAAAAATGAAAAAACAAATCATCGCCTGGAGCGCTATGATTGCAGTAGCTGTGTCGGGAAATGCACAAGTAGATTCTACTGCAACAAAACTGGAAGAAGTAATCGTTACGGCTTCGTCAAAATTTGATTTACAACGCAAAGACAGTGGTAAACCTGTCATTAAAATTACCAGAGCAGACATTGAAGCCCAGCGTGCATCGAGTATTGCAGACCTTCTAAATCAGTATGCAGGTATAGAGATTAATGGTGCTAGAAGCAATGCTGGACAGAATCAAAGCTTCTTTGTAAGAGGAGGGAACAGCCGGCAGGTTTCTATCTTAATAGATGGTGCACAAGTAAACGACCCCAGTAATATTTCTAGTGAGTTTGACTTAAGGTTAGTAGATCTCGATCAGATTGAAGAAATCGAAATTTTGAAAGGAGCTGCGAGTACACTTTATGGTGCTAATGCCAGTACCGCTGTTATCAATATTAAATTGCGTAAAGCACCTGTATCTGGTGTACGCGTTAACATAGCTTCTTTTGTAGGGACCAATAACAGTAGCCAGCAAAACACTTCTGGAATAGACGAGTACAACAATAGTGTACAACTACAAGGAACTGCTAAAAATGGTCTTACTTATGGAGTAGGGTTGAATCATCAAAGTACCAACGGACTCAGTGCTGCAGAAAGTGCTGACGAAAACGAAGTATTTGACGCTGACCAATTTGACCGCGTTAATCTTTTAAGTCGCATAGGTTATAACAACCATAAGGACTTCAAATTGAGCAGTTACTTATCTTTTGATGAGTACGTGGCAGAGTTTGATAATGGAGCCTTTGCAGATGGCGATAATGAGACTTATAGCCGTCAAATACGATGGGGAACGAACATGAACTGGAAGTACTCTGAGAAAGGAGAACTGGTTTATGCTGATGTCAGTACGCATACTCGTAGAGATAACAGGAGCAATTTTCCCTCTCTCTTCAATGCAGACGGATATTCTTTAGATCTTTATAATAAATATACGTTTGACTTATCTGAAGATTCTAGTTTAAAAACCATTCTAGGTTTTAACTTCAATAACCAGACCTATGAAGATTTTAGTATTCCATTCGGTAGTACGGCATTCGTGCAAAATGCCGATACGGACGAGGTAAATTTCCAGATTTATGACCCTTATTTTAATGTGGTCTATTTGAGTGGTACAGGCTTTAATGTAAATGCTGGAGCACGATATAATATGCACAGTAATTATGATGGGAAGTTGGTTTATAATTTAAATCCGTCGTACCGTTTTAAAGTAGGAGAAAATATATTTAAGGCCTATGCGAGTTATAGTACTGCTTATATCACGCCATCGTTGTTTCAATTATATGCGAGCGGTTTTGGAAATGAAGACTTAGCACCAGAAGAAAATGCAACTTTAGAAGCTGGAGTTTCATGGAGTAAAGACCAAACAAGTATCGGGCTTAGTGTTTTCCAACGGGAAGAAAATAATTTGGTTCAGTTTGTTACTATTGACCCAGTCAATTTTATATTTCAATATCAAAATGTGCAGGAACAATTGACCGCTAGAGGAGTGGAAATTATGGGGCAAACTATTTTATTTGAAAGATTAAACTTAACAGCCAACTACTCTTTCACTGAAAGAGATAATGTACCTCAATTGAGACGTATTCCTAAACATAAAGTAAACGCTAGTGCTAGAATAGAGGCTTTTGAAGGTGCTTTTTTAACAGCGAGATATCAATACAATCACCAACGAGCAGATGCGTTTTTTGACCTCAATACTTTTAGTACACAAAACGTAGAGTTAGAAAGCTACCAATTAGTGGATCTCGATGCGACTTATAAATTAAATTCTAAAGAAGTAACCTTTTTTCTAGGGGTATCTAATGTACTGGACGAGGATTTTCAAGAAGCAGTAGGTTTTCAAACCAGAGGGCGCAATTATAAAGTAGGAGTTCGCCTAGGGTTTTAAGAAAAAGGCGCTTATAAACGATCAAATAGTAGGCTAGCACCCCTATTTTATTAGAAAACCTAAATCAATATCCAAATAACCACTGAAAGAAATTTTAGTGGTTATTTATTTTTGCAGTCCAAACTTAATCGCAACGAGAAGCAAAATAAAAGAGATGAACCCAAGAAGCACCCAGAATACACCTTTATAATTTTTCTTATGCAACTTTTTATCTTGGAGATACATGAATGAAATAATCACAACAAATACGATAAAAAAACCTATTCCAAAATAAATTTGACCGCTGCTAAACATAGGATCTTTTACAACTAGTGGAAATACATTCATAGAAAACTTATTTTTACAAAATTACAAACCAATACTAGCAAAAGCACCATAGATATGAAGAAACAAATAGAAAGTGTCCATAAATTTCACACTGTCTTTAAACTAGGTATGAATAATAATCCTGTTGCCCATATAACAGAGCGCCGCAACCAATTGCGCTTTGAATTGATGAAAGAAGAAAATGAAGAGTATCTAGAAGCTGCTCAAAATAACGACCTTGTTGAAGTGGCAGATGCGTTGGGGGATATGCTGTATATCCTTTGTGGAACTATTATAGAACACGGAATGCAGGATGTTATAGAAGAAGTCTTTGATGAAATCCAGCGATCCAACATGTCTAAATTAGGAGCAGACGGACTACCCACATATCGTGAAGATGGAAAAGTACTCAAAGGACCTTCTTATTTTAAACCTAATTTTGAAGAGATCCTTAACAAAGCCCTCAAATAATTATATCAAAATAAGATTTGTTTTTATGCCGTTTTCGCGCCAGCTGTGCAGATCTATTAAAATACAAAAGCGAGTTATTTTTCAATAACTCGCTTTTATTATTTAGGAACCAGTTGGGATTATCGTTTTAAAGCAAAGTGGCCTTTAAAACTACGCCCGTCAGCTAATTCTACTAAGTACCAGTAATCACTGGATGGCATAGGAGCTCCATTATAAGTTCCGTCCCATCCTCGACCCGTAGCGCTTACTTGTTTTAATAATTTACCGTGACGGTCAAAAATATAGATGCTCGCGTCAGGAATGGTTTCTACCGCAATGACTTGCCAGGTATCGTGATACCCATCTTGATTAGGAGTAAAATAAGGAGGTCCGCCTATGATGACAGCACTCATAGATACGGTTCCACAACCGTTTTTATCTTTTACATAGATGGTATAGAATCCTGGATACAGATTATTAAATCGCTGGCTGTCTTGATACACGAAGTCATCTAATGAGAATTCGTAATCACCACTTCCAGTGACAATCGCAGTTAGTGTGTTGGTATTCACTTCAAACTGTCCTACATCGATTCGTTCAATTACCGCTACATCAGACTCCACAACCGTTACTGTTGCCGTACTGTCACAACCATCGCTGTTGGTTACCGTTACCGTATAATCGCCACCAGAAGCAACATCAATAGTTTGTGTTGTTTCCCCAGTAGACCACAGGTAGCTAGAGAATCCTGGGCCAGCGTCAATTGTTTCGGCAACACCTGCACAAATAGTATAAGGTCCTTGGTCAGCAATAACAGGTCGTGCAAATACTTCTATTCTAAAAGTAGATAGGTCATAACAATCTTGATGAGCAGCATTCTCTATTCTTGCATAAATAGTTTGTGTTCTAGAAGTATTGGTATAAGGAAAACTCAAAGCATTGACATCATTGTCAGCATCTGTTGCATTGCTGTGATACGTCACATTGAAGTCCGTTGTACTTTGACCGTTATAGATCGCAGCATCTTGTGTACTGAAGTCAAATTCTTCAAAACCATCGTTACTGATGTCATCACAACCTACCACGTCAGTTCCAGTTCCTGCCGTAGGCTGTTCACTTACGGTTAAGGTAAAACTGGTCGTATCAAAACAAACCGGATTTGAGATTGCTTCTATTCTCACAAAAATAGTTTCTGGAGTAATGCTGTCACTTGCATAAGAAGTAGCTAACGCAGCAGTATTCATGTTGGCATCATTTTGTGATGGGTGGAAGGTGATATTGAAATCACTGGAGTTTTGTCCAGTTAATACTTGGCTATTTGCCATGCTTAAATCAAATACCTCAGAGCCATCATTTCCAGGATCATCACAAGTAATCATATCCAATACTGGATTTGCCGTAGGAGTAGGACTGATCACAAATCTAAAAGTAGTTGTCGTGTAACAGCTATCATTATCAGCATTATCTATTCTAGCAAATAGATTAGGTGTGGTGCTGGTCACTGCATAAGGACTGGACAATGGACTTGCATTAGCATTAGCATCTGCTTGAGAGGCGTGATAGGTCACATTAAAACTAGGGTTGGTCTGTCCATCGAGGATCGCACTATCAAACTGAGATAAGTCCACATCTTCTGTTCCATCGTTAGACGGATCATCACACACAATAATATCTGCTGGAGTTCCTGCAAGTGGTAATGGGTCTACAAATAGATCAATTACAGCAGTGTCGTAACAGCTGTTATTGGCATTGGTCTGTATTCTTACAAAAAGCGTCGCAGAACCACTATTGTAAATAGTAGGTAACGGAGTTGCTCCACCAGTACTTCCCAAATCAGCATCTGCTTGTGAAGTAAAGTATGCTATGGTAAAGTTAGCGGCGTTTTGAGTTCCTAAAACTTGACTGTCTTGAGTACTAAGGTCAAAATCTTCTAGCCCGTCGTTACTAGCATCATCACAAATACGGTATTCGGCAACGTTGTTGGCCACTGCTTGCTCATTAAGGATGATCGTGATAGGAGTGGTATTGTAACAGGTTTGATTATCTGTATTGTCTATTCTTGCAACTATGGTCGTTGTACCTGTCGTAATATTGAAAGGACTCGTAAGTCCCGGAGCGTCAGCATCAGCATCTGCTTGATTCAAGTGGTAAGACACTGCAAAAGTAGAAGTAGTTTGTCCATTTAATACAGCAGCGTCAAATTGTGAAAGCGCAATATCTTCGGTCCCGTCATTACTAGCATCATCACAAATAATCAAATCTGCTGGAGTTGTTGCTAGGGGTAAATCATCGACTACAAGATTAAAACTTGTGGTATTATAACAAGTGGCATTGGCTGCAGTTTCGATACGCACAAATACAGTTTCGCCACTACTGTTATAAGAAGTTGGCAGCGGACTTGCTCCTCCGGCACTTCCCAAATCGGCATCAGCTTGAGAAGTAAAATATTCGATATTGAAGTTTGCTGGGTTTTGAGTGAGCAGGACTTCTGTATCTCTGCTACTCAGATCAAAGTCTTCTACACCGTCATTACCTGTATCACAAATACGGTATTCACTAACTGGATTAGCTAATGCTTGCTCGTTGAGAATGATATTGATAGCAGTGGTATCAAAACAAGTTTGATTATCGCTATTGTCTATTCTTGCAACTATGGTCGTTGTACCTGTCGTAATAGTGAAAGGACTCGTAAGTCCCGGAGCGTCAGCATCAGCATCTGCTTGATTCAAGTGGTAAGACACTACAAAAGTAGGAGTAGTTTGTCCGTTTAAAATAGTGGTATCAAATTGTGAAAGCGCAATATCTTCAGTCCCATCATTACTAGCATCATCACAAATAATCAAATCTGCTGGAGCTGTTGCTAGTGGGAGATCATCTACAATGATATCAAATGATGTGGTATCAAAACAGTCGGTATTGGCATTATTTTCTATACGTGCATACATGATTTGTCCAGCACTACTATAAAGGTTGCTTACAGGAGTCGCCCCACCTACAGATCCTAAATCAGCATCTGCTGGAGAGGTGAAGTATTCTATATTGAAATCGGCTGGGTTTTGAGTGAGAAGAATTTCAGGATTTATAGAAACCAGATCAAAGACTTCAGAATTATTGTTAGAGGGATCATCACATAACCTATAGGTCGCTACTGGATGAGCTATTGGTTGTGTATCTAAGGTCACTATAAATGAAGTGGTATCAAAACAAGGCTCGTTATTTAGGTTATCAATACGAGCAAAGAATGTTGTTGTTGCTGTAAGGTCAAATGGGGATGCTTGATCGTTTGCACCAGTATCAGCGTCAGCTTGATTTAAGTGATAGGTAATCACATAATCGGTATTTGTCTGAGCAGCAATTACCTCGCTATCAAAGTCAGTTAAAAGTATGATTTCAGAGCTATCATTTCCTGCATCACAGACTGCGGTATTCATTACTGGATTTGCAATAGGAGTATCCCAAACAAATACATCTACTTCAGTAGAGGAAGTACAAC of Nonlabens sp. Ci31 contains these proteins:
- a CDS encoding NAD(P)/FAD-dependent oxidoreductase, producing MKKKVAIIGGGPAAFLLAAFLDAEKFTVTIYEKNKTSGRKFLVAGKGGFNLTHSEAVEQLIHRYTPDDFLASALCHFSNTDFRNWLDQIGIPTYIGSSKRVYPKEGVKPIEVLNAILKHLTEKDVVMKYEHTFSDWDHYGNAMINNHSIAADYTVFSLGGSSWKVTGSDGGWLDTFSKKGIHTKAFQASNCGYHINWKTNFIKKNEGIPLKNIAVSCNNVIQKGEAVITTYGIEGNAIYGLSPQIRKQLQANSSATVYIDFKPSLTLEKVYSKIKLSTYRSTTDVLKKELRLSAPAIDLLKMYLSKESYLDTALLAENIKKFSLEIKSTTTLDEAISTVGGIHLNAVSTNFELKKLPHQFCIGEMLDWDAPTGGYLLQACASTGVFLADYLNKAD
- a CDS encoding ABC transporter substrate-binding protein; amino-acid sequence: MKKTFLYLLICCSVLASCKNENKIVKNTPERSEGATYQEIEINYAHGFQIQTTETGYYVTIKNPWPESTVNYPFKLIKNQGRELVQEADAPITIPIPIENIVLTSTTHIPPLVLLGEEKSLTGFPGTDYISAPEIRALIETGKVKELGTNQLMNVESTILLEPDLVMGFSIDDSNPTYQKIEEAGIPVLYNGEWVEEHPLGKAEWIKLFGVLYGKEKEADSIFNAIEKEYLNTLKHIENVEKPQVLSGATWKDQWYLPYGNSWQGKILKDAGADYIYAATEGNGSLAYNIEKVLIDGRKATYWIAPAQYTSYSKMLADNKSYALFDAFKNKQVYTHALTIGAKGGVTYYEEASMRPDLVLKDLVKILHPELLLDHELYFFKPLRD
- a CDS encoding TonB-dependent receptor plug domain-containing protein codes for the protein MKKQIIAWSAMIAVAVSGNAQVDSTATKLEEVIVTASSKFDLQRKDSGKPVIKITRADIEAQRASSIADLLNQYAGIEINGARSNAGQNQSFFVRGGNSRQVSILIDGAQVNDPSNISSEFDLRLVDLDQIEEIEILKGAASTLYGANASTAVINIKLRKAPVSGVRVNIASFVGTNNSSQQNTSGIDEYNNSVQLQGTAKNGLTYGVGLNHQSTNGLSAAESADENEVFDADQFDRVNLLSRIGYNNHKDFKLSSYLSFDEYVAEFDNGAFADGDNETYSRQIRWGTNMNWKYSEKGELVYADVSTHTRRDNRSNFPSLFNADGYSLDLYNKYTFDLSEDSSLKTILGFNFNNQTYEDFSIPFGSTAFVQNADTDEVNFQIYDPYFNVVYLSGTGFNVNAGARYNMHSNYDGKLVYNLNPSYRFKVGENIFKAYASYSTAYITPSLFQLYASGFGNEDLAPEENATLEAGVSWSKDQTSIGLSVFQREENNLVQFVTIDPVNFIFQYQNVQEQLTARGVEIMGQTILFERLNLTANYSFTERDNVPQLRRIPKHKVNASARIEAFEGAFLTARYQYNHQRADAFFDLNTFSTQNVELESYQLVDLDATYKLNSKEVTFFLGVSNVLDEDFQEAVGFQTRGRNYKVGVRLGF
- a CDS encoding nucleoside triphosphate pyrophosphohydrolase family protein, producing the protein MKKQIESVHKFHTVFKLGMNNNPVAHITERRNQLRFELMKEENEEYLEAAQNNDLVEVADALGDMLYILCGTIIEHGMQDVIEEVFDEIQRSNMSKLGADGLPTYREDGKVLKGPSYFKPNFEEILNKALK
- a CDS encoding T9SS type B sorting domain-containing protein: MKKLFLLSFLFIPIIAFAQLEAAWWFFGTTASVDFNSGAPLAAPAGSLDTDEGCSSISDSCGNLQMYSDGSTVWNRNGLPMPNGTGLSGNSSSAQSAIIIPDLGSTSRYFLVTIGSGAGLRYSIVDMNLNGGLGDVMPGRRDILIQQNTQEKVTAALSDNGNFYWIVTFDNGVYSSYPAAGGIILPSRGVNSTVAGTNSLTDARGYIRLSPNARKISNTSIGNPGTAWLADFNNSTGVVSNPIALTTPGTRNRFYGTEFSPNSQLVYLNANSNDTGNGCGATNTRDILQYNINSGGGWNSTPFALAATGANSGRGALQLGIDGKIYHARVCQNWLGVVRNPDVVGVGAAYTDDGVALNNNSREGLPPFITSFFEPSFSSFPAGSASGGSINQVNFCDQTPVQFEASTTDFCITSTVTWNFGDGSPTSTVLNPIHTFPAPGVYTVTLIVRNGGFRFTATSDITIYSNPISNTVADVFLCDSDGDGIESRDLDVVETPQVLNMQTNPSYLVAYFLTQNQADNNVGAITLPYDFPLGTTTVYTRITNNLNAISRLCFDTGFFDVIVASGAGATRPMNLNNCDDNNDGFSTFDLTSTETEVLNGLPASAFTITYHNTAAEAGTGMNPIPNPATYTNVTVNTERVFIRLQDNSPSGCTSSTEVDVFVWDTPIANPVMNTAVCDAGNDSSEIILLTDFDSEVIAAQTNTDYVITYHLNQADADTGANDQASPFDLTATTTFFARIDNLNNEPCFDTTSFIVTLDTQPIAHPVATYRLCDDPSNNNSEVFDLVSINPEILLTQNPADFNIEYFTSPADADLGSVGGATPVSNLYSSAGQIMYARIENNANTDCFDTTSFDIIVDDLPLATAPADLIICDDASNDGTEDIALSQFDTTILNGQTTPTFVVSYHLNQADADADAPGLTSPFTITTGTTTIVARIDNSDNQTCFDTTAINIILNEQALANPVSEYRICDTGNDGVEDFDLSSRDTEVLLTQNPANFNIEYFTSQADADLGSAGGASPLPTSYNSSGETVFVRIETAANATCYNTTSFNLVVDDLPLATTPADLIICDDASNDGTEDIALSQFDAAVLNGQTTSTFAVSYHLNQADADADAPGLTSPFNITTGTTTIVARIDNTDNQTCYNTTPITIILNEQAVANNVAEYRICDDASNDGLEDFDLSTQDSQVLGTQNAANFTIAYFTSQADADLGSTGGATPLPTIYNSGSATLFVRIQTNANNSCYDTAVIDLFVDPLPLAGTPADIIVCDDPSNDGTEDVDLSQFDSAILDGQTNPSFNVTYHASQADANANASPLSSPYAVTSTTPNLFARIDNADNDSCYTTTTFRFVISPTPTANPVLDMITCDDPGNDGSEVFDLSMANSQVLTGQNSSDFNITFHPSQNDANMNTAALATSYASDSITPETIFVRIEAISNPVCFDTTSFTLTVSEQPTAGTGTDVVGCDDISNDGFEEFDFSTQDAAIYNGQSTTDFNVTYHSNATDADNDVNALSFPYTNTSRTQTIYARIENAAHQDCYDLSTFRIEVFARPVIADQGPYTICAGVAETIDAGPGFSSYLWSTGETTQTIDVASGGDYTVTVTNSDGCDSTATVTVVESDVAVIERIDVGQFEVNTNTLTAIVTGSGDYEFSLDDFVYQDSQRFNNLYPGFYTIYVKDKNGCGTVSMSAVIIGGPPYFTPNQDGYHDTWQVIAVETIPDASIYIFDRHGKLLKQVSATGRGWDGTYNGAPMPSSDYWYLVELADGRSFKGHFALKR